GCTCACAGATAAGAGATAGAAAGTTCCGCAAAGTGCTTTCGTCAGGCACTTGTGTTACTTCTTTAATTTTCTGGTATCCAGGGTCAGTTTGCAGAGCATTCATATGAGAAAACCGTAATAATCCCAAGGAAAGGGCATCAATGATTGTATCTAACAACCCTGTATCAGAGTATTTACAGTTATGATGTCGCTTAAGGGAAACCCCTTTAAGCATACCCTTGAAATCAATGGCTTGCTTAAACGCCTCTAGTATGCCAAAATTTCCATAAGCAGTTACAGAAGTATTGTCAAAGCTAATCGGAAGATCACTTTTGCTAGTCAGGCGTTGAAGAGAATGTAATTTCTTCTGATATTTACGTTCCAAATCACGTCGTTGTTGACGGGTCAAAGTTTCAAGTTGATTTGTGGTAATAAATTGTGATACCATCATTTCAGAGGGTCACCATCCTTTTGGAATGTTTTGTTTGGACGCTAAACAATTCCGTAGAAGGGGCGGTGTACCCTCTTTTTCTGTCAAATTTTTTACAACAAAAAATGGTTATTAGACCTTGATGTTATTGGGTTTTTAAACTTTACTTTCCGTATCTAAGATTATATAATAAAGTTTTTATATGCTACTGTAACAAAATATTAGATTTTCTCCCTAGTGTCCTAGTTTTTTAATTAGGCTTGGGCAGTCCTTTCGTGGCTACTATAGCCGACATTTCGAACAAATGAACTTGCCTCATCCAGAGCCTTACCGGAAGTTGCAAATACCTCATCGTCTTCCATAAATATATTGTCTTTACCAATATGTTCGACGATATGCATTTTATCCAGCATTTTAAGAATCTTCGGTGTAACACCAGACAAGATAACCCTTTTGTCGTCACCCTGAGCCCGGTTGATAAAGGCTTCTATCACCTCTAGGGCAGTTATGTCAATAACAGAGATACCCTTAAAGCGAATCATAAATACCTTTGAATCCGAGTAGCCTTCCGATAGTTTTCTCTCTAAATCTGCTGATGAACCAAAATAAAGGTTTCCTTCCAATTGGAAGATGGAAATAGAGGGATTCTGACCATTAATTGCCTGCTCAACAAAACGTCCATCATTGGCGCGAACTGGTGCCAGGGTCTTAACATTAGCAACACCAGAATCTTTCAGGTAAAGGATTAACGAAAGTGCTACACCAGCATAAATAGCTTGTTCCAGTTCTGGAGCAAGGATAGTGGTGAACATGGTAACAAGTAATACAACTGCATCATTTCGGTTGGTTTTTAGAACTTTGGCCACAGCCTTTTTATCAATCATGGAGTAGGCCACAACCATGATCACCCCAGCCAAACTGGCGTTAGGAATATACCTGGCATAGGGAGCAAAGAAAATCAGAACCAGCAAAATTATAAAACCTACCAAGACACCCGACAGCCGTGTCCTACCACCGTTTTGGAAGGTGATAGCAGAACGAGTAAAGGATCCAGAACCAGCAATACTGCTAAAGAAAGCACCGCCCATGTTTGCAATACCCTGACCTATAAATTCTTGGTTAGGATCAATTTTTTGCAGAGTTTTTGAGGCAATGGCCTTGGAGATAGACACAGCTTCTACAAGACCGATAATGGCAATAACCAACGCTCCTGCACCCAGATCAGCTGCTGCAGACAAACTAAAATTCGGCATACTTAGGGGTGGTATGGCCTGGGGAATTTTACCCACTACCTTAATACCATACTGCTCTAAACCTAATGTCATTACTAAGATAACAGAAAAAACAACACCGAGCAAAGCACCGGGAAGGTTTTTGTTAATTTTTTTACAAATTAATATTACCGCAATGGTGAAAATACCCACACCAAATGCAACATAATTCATTTTGTCAAGGTTCTGGAAACAAGCCATTACTTTATCAATACTGGATAGGTGACCTTTGGGTAACTTGATGCCCAATAGGTTGTTTAATTGCCCCATTGCAATAATAATACCCGCACCTGCCGTAAAACCTACAATTACTGCGTGCGATACATAGTTTACCAGTGAACCAAGCCTCAAGGTACCCATGGCAAATTGTATGGCGCCAACCAAGAAGGTAAGTAAAAACAGATTACCAAAGAAATTATCACTTCCTAAAAATGATGCCATGTAAGCAGCAATTAACAATGAGATTGCGTTAGTCGGTCCTGTGGCTAACTGGTTCGAACTACCAAAGGAAGAAGCTAAAATCGTTAATACAATTCCAGAGTAAAGTCCGTATGCAGGGTGTACACCTGCTATCATGGCATAGGCCATGGTTTGAGGCAAGGCAACTACAGCTACAGTGAGTGCTGCTATAAAGTCAAATCGAAAATCCTTTTTATCATAGTTTCTTAGGGTGTCTAAAATCGGTACGTACTTTAAAATGTTCATAGTACATGCCCCCAACAATAAAATTTCGATGTGGTAAGGTGCTATAACAAGATGCAGTTGATAATTAAAATCTATTTGTGAAATCTAGTACTTCACAGATCATAACTTAAAGGTACTTATTCAATTTTAGCTAGTTAGCTGATTTCTTTTGATATAAGCATCGACTAAGTAATACATCTCACTTATTAGAGAGTCTACCGAAAGGAAGCCCACGGGATTCTCTTCCTTACAAACAACCAGAACATTGGAACCGCTTTGGTTAAACCTTTGTGCAGCACTCATTAACGTATCATCTACTTTAACACTAACCTCTTTTAAAGACTTTACCCAAGGATGTATCGGTGATCTCATCTCCTCCTTAAAACGTTGTGTAAATAATCCCTCCCAAAGTAAAGGTTTAATCATAAAACCAGAAACATTCCATCCCCCAAAATATTTATCCGTTGGGAGTGTCTTTGGACCTACAGCCCTTATTACGTCCTGAAAGGTTAAAAGTCCTACTGGTTTTTGACCAGCACCTATAACTAACAAACTGGCAATACCATTTAGTGAAAGACTTTGCTCCATTACATTTACTGCTGTTGCCAAACTATCTTGTACTCGAATGATAAATTTTTCATCAATCGGTGTCATTAAATCTTTAATTCGCTTTTCCTTCACGCTCCTTCCTCCTTTTTTAATAGCTGATTAAATACTTGCTCTTTGTAGAATACATATCATTTTTATCTATCCTTCTTAGCCTATTGGCATGAAGGATATTTTTACAGTTCTCAAGGACCTTATAACGAAGCCATCCCGGTTCAATAATATCCACTTCACTTCCCCACATGGTTAAAAGACCAATCATTTCCCGGCCTCTTTTGGTATAGATTTGTAACATAAACGTACCATCTTTGAGTTTTTGTTTTGAACTAATGTCTCCAGCCAGCAATTGACAGACATTGCTAAGTACCTTGGCAGATACTTTAATCTTTATATCCTCCCAAGACCCTTCAACGGTTTTGGACACGACCATAGTCTGGCGACTGGCGCACACTGCATCTTCACTGTCAAAAAAGCATATTGGGATATCAAAGGGAATAATAATTCCAACCCGACTCATCCATGTTCGTATTAATATTTCTTTAAGAAAAAACCGTGCGTACTGCATTTCATTTTTTAAAATATCCAGATCCGATAACATATTGATTAATAGAAGTTCCGCCGCAGACTCCCGTTCTTTCTCCCGTATGGTATATCCCCCGGGAAATTCAGAATCATGATGAGTTGTTTTAAGTATTTCGTACCCCAGATTTTGCAGTTCATTCAAATAACGGTAGATCTGTCTTGTACTTACACCACATTTCAGTGCCAAATATTCCAGAGGAGCGCCTCCCCTGTCACTAAAATTTCTTAATTCCTTTAACACAATCTCCAAATTTTGAGAATGATTGTGTTTAGCTTTTCGGGTAGAATTTTTATCCAACAAAACCACCCCGTTACTTGTTAATGATAGAAATACCGAATTATCCTCGCTTCACCGGATGCAAAATCCGTTTCAGCTTCTACTAATATCTGAAGAATTTTCAAGCTTTCTTCCACGTCTATATTTTCTAAAGTTGCTAATATACTGTTGATTTCAAAATTAATAAATTCTTTATCGATCAATTCTCGCAGAACCATACTAATCATTACTGCATTTTGATTTAAATGTGGGTATGTAACACATAGTTTTCCTGCTGTTATTGCTTTATCTAGGATCCCAGTAAATTCATCAGGTAGTATGGAATGTACTTTTGGGGGCAACAAGCTCTTTAACTGAGCTTCCGTTATTTCTTGGGTTTCCATGCAAGATTTGAAATTCATATTTTACCCCTCACTCTAAAAAACATTTGCTTCCACTAACTCACTTACTTCTTTAAAAATTTCAACGGGCCTCACCATTCCAATAATATTTCCATTTTCCTCCACTGGAACCAACTCTAGCCCTTTACTGGTTAGCATGTAGATAGCATCCAATATGGAATCCTCTGCTTGAAGTCGTTCTTTTTCAACTGGCCTCATAATATCTTTTACCTTCTTGCCTGCTTGATTTAAACAAATTCGGGCGAACAGTCCTTCCCAGTGTTGAGGTCCATCACAATACATTTGAAGAGAAGTAATAATATCACGGAAACTAAGAGTCCCAACTAATTGTTTCTTATTATCAAATACAAGTACCGATCGGTGGGCCTGTGATCCAGCCATATGTCCGGAATAGAATGTATTTTTTAAAACAAACATGGCGTCTCGTAAGGTATTCTCTAAAAATACAGTTGCATAATCCTGAATTGGTACCATGATGTCCCTAACCTTTTTTTCGACATTACGGGGCACCAGTTCTCACACCCTTCGCAAGCAAACTAATCATATTATAAAAAATTAATTATTTTGCTTCTCATCTTGCCCCAGGGAATAATACTTCCTAATTACCTCCCGGATAAGCTCACTGGTTTCCATTTCATTATGAACATTACAAGAGTTAAATTTTTCTTGTACCCATTCAATAAACTGAGCACTCGTCATAGGAACCCCCCCATGTGAAAAATAGTAACTTATTTCCCTACCTTTTGCTGTCGCAAAACAGACTTTTGTTTGTTTTCAAGCAATAAATTTAAATCGTTTTACATGGTAAATTTTTTTTGATTAATATCAAACATTTTCTTTTTTAGAATTCTAAAAATATGCTATAATGTGGTTCAAATCTTTACAAAACAAGACAATATTCAGTTGTCTGTTAATTATTTTAAATGCAAACTTCATGCCAATAAAAACCGCATCAAATCACGTTCTTTGAGTATGGAGATTGTTTGTTAACATACACTTATGGTTTTACACAATGATTTATCCATCACAGGTTACTTTCTTTCTAGACAAAAACCTATTTTCGCGCTGGTTTGTGACCAACGTAACAATTCCTTTAGTGCTGTCTGATTTTATACAGGCATAATTTTAATTGTATGATTTTATGCAACGGAACAAGGAGGGATGGATTTGCTGCAAATTTTTAAAAATAAATCCTTTGCCACACAAATAATGGTTCTAGTTTCTGCCATTTTATTAATTCCAATTCTTGTGATGGTGTATGATATTTTTTTCTCTGGTGCTAAGGATGAGATGTTATTAAAAACCAAAGAAGAGCGACTGGGTACTATGGTAAAGGCAACTGTGAGGGATTTAAATAGTTACCTTAATAAGCTTCCCGGCGAAACACTTATCATTAATTCAAAAAGTACACAAATTTTAGCCAACACCTTCAAATTAACGGCAAAATCACTGGCAGACGCCAACCCAGGCGTTCGCATGGGGCTATATATTCCAGAAACCAAGGATTTATATGTTTACGGTTTCCTTCACCAATATCGCCCTATGACTCCAGAGGAAATAAAGGTTCGCGAAAAGCGTGTTTTAAACGAAGCAGCTTCAGGTTTAACTGCCGTATCAGCTACAAAAGAACCTTTATCTCGCATTACTGGTTCACTTGGAGATCAAACCTTTGAATATTTGATGCCTGTAACATATCAAGGAAAACTAATCGCCGTAGCATGGGCAGATGAACGTGTTCATCCGGTTTTTGCCCAAAGCCGACAGTTTAGCCTCATCGCTAGATATCTCACCCTTTTGGGGCTCATCTTTGGCCTAGGAGCCGCCTTGTATGTAATCCATAACTTAGCCACTGAGGTTAGAGTAATTAAAAAGGGGCTTTTGGGTATGGAGGAAGACCTTGATAAGCGGCTTCCGGCTATGCCCGGTGAAATTGGAGAAGTTGTTCAGGCCATCAACAACTTAGCTGATTCATTAAAGGAGAAGAAAAGACTTCAAGAGGAATTAATGCGCTCAGAAAGGCTGGTTGCCCTAGGGCGATTGGTTACTGGCGTAGCTCACGAATTAAGGAACCCTCTGGGAATTGTTAGGGCTACGGTCCAAGTGATGGACGGGGAATATAAAAATCTGGAAGGCATAAAGGATTACACCAAGGTCATTTGTGAGCAAATCGACCGGGGAAATAAAGTAATTCAGGAACTGCTAGATTTCGGGAGACCCAGCAAACCAATCGTAAGCCCTATTGATTTAAATGGATTACTTGAATCCGTTCTCACTTTTACTTACCCTATCCTCAGACAAAATAACATCCAATTAGTAAGGGAGTTTACAAAAGACTTACCTAAAGCCAATATTGATTCAGATCGTATCAAACAAGTATTTGTAAATTTAATTTTAAATGCTATCCAAGCAATGCCGGGTGGCGGCAATCTAACAATTAATACTTTTGCTGAAAAGGACACGATACAGGTTCAA
This genomic interval from Desulforamulus reducens MI-1 contains the following:
- a CDS encoding CBS domain-containing protein, which encodes MPRNVEKKVRDIMVPIQDYATVFLENTLRDAMFVLKNTFYSGHMAGSQAHRSVLVFDNKKQLVGTLSFRDIITSLQMYCDGPQHWEGLFARICLNQAGKKVKDIMRPVEKERLQAEDSILDAIYMLTSKGLELVPVEENGNIIGMVRPVEIFKEVSELVEANVF
- a CDS encoding SulP family inorganic anion transporter, which encodes MNILKYVPILDTLRNYDKKDFRFDFIAALTVAVVALPQTMAYAMIAGVHPAYGLYSGIVLTILASSFGSSNQLATGPTNAISLLIAAYMASFLGSDNFFGNLFLLTFLVGAIQFAMGTLRLGSLVNYVSHAVIVGFTAGAGIIIAMGQLNNLLGIKLPKGHLSSIDKVMACFQNLDKMNYVAFGVGIFTIAVILICKKINKNLPGALLGVVFSVILVMTLGLEQYGIKVVGKIPQAIPPLSMPNFSLSAAADLGAGALVIAIIGLVEAVSISKAIASKTLQKIDPNQEFIGQGIANMGGAFFSSIAGSGSFTRSAITFQNGGRTRLSGVLVGFIILLVLIFFAPYARYIPNASLAGVIMVVAYSMIDKKAVAKVLKTNRNDAVVLLVTMFTTILAPELEQAIYAGVALSLILYLKDSGVANVKTLAPVRANDGRFVEQAINGQNPSISIFQLEGNLYFGSSADLERKLSEGYSDSKVFMIRFKGISVIDITALEVIEAFINRAQGDDKRVILSGVTPKILKMLDKMHIVEHIGKDNIFMEDDEVFATSGKALDEASSFVRNVGYSSHERTAQA
- a CDS encoding WYL domain-containing protein, with translation MDKNSTRKAKHNHSQNLEIVLKELRNFSDRGGAPLEYLALKCGVSTRQIYRYLNELQNLGYEILKTTHHDSEFPGGYTIREKERESAAELLLINMLSDLDILKNEMQYARFFLKEILIRTWMSRVGIIIPFDIPICFFDSEDAVCASRQTMVVSKTVEGSWEDIKIKVSAKVLSNVCQLLAGDISSKQKLKDGTFMLQIYTKRGREMIGLLTMWGSEVDIIEPGWLRYKVLENCKNILHANRLRRIDKNDMYSTKSKYLISY
- a CDS encoding CBS domain-containing protein; translated protein: MKEKRIKDLMTPIDEKFIIRVQDSLATAVNVMEQSLSLNGIASLLVIGAGQKPVGLLTFQDVIRAVGPKTLPTDKYFGGWNVSGFMIKPLLWEGLFTQRFKEEMRSPIHPWVKSLKEVSVKVDDTLMSAAQRFNQSGSNVLVVCKEENPVGFLSVDSLISEMYYLVDAYIKRNQLTS
- a CDS encoding ATP-binding protein, which translates into the protein MLQIFKNKSFATQIMVLVSAILLIPILVMVYDIFFSGAKDEMLLKTKEERLGTMVKATVRDLNSYLNKLPGETLIINSKSTQILANTFKLTAKSLADANPGVRMGLYIPETKDLYVYGFLHQYRPMTPEEIKVREKRVLNEAASGLTAVSATKEPLSRITGSLGDQTFEYLMPVTYQGKLIAVAWADERVHPVFAQSRQFSLIARYLTLLGLIFGLGAALYVIHNLATEVRVIKKGLLGMEEDLDKRLPAMPGEIGEVVQAINNLADSLKEKKRLQEELMRSERLVALGRLVTGVAHELRNPLGIVRATVQVMDGEYKNLEGIKDYTKVICEQIDRGNKVIQELLDFGRPSKPIVSPIDLNGLLESVLTFTYPILRQNNIQLVREFTKDLPKANIDSDRIKQVFVNLILNAIQAMPGGGNLTINTFAEKDTIQVQFTDSGKGISPKDLPRIFDPFYTTKDDGAGLGLAISHQIIRMHGGAIWVSSTSPTGTTFNVCLPKSSPQEGRVDIEQNSSY